A single Brassica rapa cultivar Chiifu-401-42 chromosome A04, CAAS_Brap_v3.01, whole genome shotgun sequence DNA region contains:
- the LOC117133469 gene encoding mitochondrial import receptor subunit TOM7-1, with amino-acid sequence MESLKGKGKGSRGALELLKEWTNWSLKKAKVATHYGFIPLIIVIGMNSDPKPHLFQLLSPV; translated from the coding sequence ATGGAATCGCTCAAAGGAAAAGGGAAAGGATCGAGGGGAGCTTTGGAGCTCCTCAAGGAATGGACCAATTGGTCTCTGAAGAAGGCCAAAGTCGCGACTCACTACGGCTTCATCCCTCTCATCATCGTCATCGGCATGAACTCCGATCCTAAGCCACATCTCTTCCAACTCCTTAGCCCTGTCTGA
- the LOC103864103 gene encoding DJ-1 protein homolog E: protein MNLNIWTLTQLKKVGETELTTSTMGSSSVQKSALLLCGDYMEAYETLVPLYILQSFGVSVHCVSPNRNSGDRCVMAAHDFTGLELYTELVVDQLTLTASFDDVTPDNYDAIIIPGGRFTEILSADERCVDLVARFAELKKLIFTSCHSQVMLMAAGALAGGVKCTAFESMKPLIEFSGGEWWQQPGIQSMFEITDCVKDGNVVSTVGWPTLGHGVRVLLESLGGQVSSLKENQASVLFLIGDYVEDYGINVPFRALQALGCKVDAVTPNKKKGEMCATLVYDLEEARQLPAEKRGHNFLVTACWDDVCVDDYDCVVVPGGRSPELLVMNPKAVALVKKFDEKDKVFAAIGQGKLLLAATGVLKGKRCASGKGMKVMVKVAGGEAVVSKGCVTDGKLVTAASASDLPAFLFGLSTALGVSVMF from the exons ATGAACTTGAACATTTGGACTTTGACACAGCTGAAAAAAGTTGGTGAAACTGAGTTG ACAACTTCAACGATGGGATCGTCGTCGGTTCAGAAATCGGCTTTACTGCTATGCGGAGACTACATGGAAGCCTACGAGACGCTCGTTCCTCTCTACATCCTCCAATCGTTCGGCGTCAGCGTCCACTGCGTTTCCCCCAACCGCAACTCCGGCGATCGCTGCGTTATGGCTGCCCACGATTTCACGGGCCTGGAGCTATACACGGAGCTAGTCGTTGACCAGCTGACTTTAACCGCCAGCTTCGATGACGTCACTCCCGATAACTACGACGCCATCATCATCCCCGGGGGACGGTTCACGGAGATTCTCAGCGCCGACGAGAGGTGCGTCGACCTCGTTGCTCGGTTCGCCGAGCTCAAGAAGCTGATCTTCACCAGCTGCCATAGCCAGGTCATGCTGATGGCCGCCGGAGCTCTCGCCGGAGGTGTGAAGTGCACGGCGTTCGAGAGCATGAAGCCTCTGATCGAATTCTCCGGCGGCGAGTGGTGGCAGCAGCCTGGGATACAGAGCATGTTCGAGATCACGGACTGCGTCAAGGACGGGAATGTCGTGAGTACGGTTGGATGGCCGACGCTTGGTCACGGGGTTAGGGTTTTGCTGGAGTCTCTTGGGGGGCAAGTCTCGAGCTTGAAGGAGAATCAAGCTTCTGTGCTTTTCCTCATTGGG GACTATGTAGAGGACTATGGGATCAATGTACCATTTAGAGCACTACAAGCTTTAGGATGTAAAGTGGATGCAGTGACACCGAACAAGAAGAAGGGAGAGATGTGTGCAACATTAGTTTATGACCTTGAGGAGGCAAGGCAGCTTCCTGCAGAGAAGCGAGGGCACAACTTCCTTGTGACTGCGTGTTGGGACGATGTATGCGTTGATGACTATGACTGTGTAGTGGTTCCAGGAGGGAGATCACCTGAGCTACTAGTGATGAATCCAAAGGCTGTTGCTTTGGTCAAGAAGTTTGATGAGAAAGATAAGGTCTTTGCAGCTATTGGACAGGGTAAATTGCTGCTTGCAGCCACCGGTGTACTTAAG GGGAAGCGATGCGCTAGTGGAAAAGGGATGAAGGTCATGGTAAAAGTGGCTGGAGGTGAAGCTGTTGTGTCAAAGGGATGTGTGACTGACGGAAAGCTTGTGACGGCTGCATCAGCCTCAGATCTGCCAgcgtttttgtttggtttatcAACTGCTCTTGGTGTCTCTGTCATGTTCTAA
- the LOC103864104 gene encoding 6-phosphogluconate dehydrogenase, decarboxylating 3, chloroplastic, with the protein MESAALSRIGLAGLAVMGQNLALNIADKGFPISVYNRTTSKVDETLDRASEEGKLPVSGQYSPRDFVLSIQRPRSVIILVKAGAPVDQTISALSEYMEPGDCIIDGGNEWYQNTERRIVEAEKKGLLYLGMGVSGGEEGARNGPSLMPGGSFQAYNNVKDILEKVAAQVEDGPCVTYIGEGGSGNFVKMVHNGIEYGDMQLISEAYDVLKNVGGLSNDELAEIFTEWNRGELESFLVEITSDIFRVKDEFGDGELVDKILDKTGMKGTGKWTVQQAAELSVAAPTIAASLDCRYLSGLKEERENAAKVLEEAGLKEDIGSASRGIDKKRLIDDVRQALYASKICSYAQGMNLLRAKSVEKEWGLNLGEMARIWKGGCIIRAVFLDRIKKAYQRNPNLASLVVDPDFAKEMVQRQAAWRRVVGLAISAGISTPGMCASLAYFDTYRRARLPANLVQAQRDLFGAHTYERTDRPGAYHTEWTKLARKGN; encoded by the coding sequence ATGGAGTCCGCCGCTCTCTCCCGCATCGGTCTCGCCGGCCTCGCCGTCATGGGCCAAAACCTCGCCCTGAACATCGCCGACAAAGGCTTCCCCATCTCCGTCTACAACCGAACCACCTCCAAAGTCGACGAAACCCTAGATCGCGCCTCCGAGGAAGGCAAGCTCCCAGTCTCCGGCCAATACTCCCCTCGCGACTTCGTCCTCTCCATCCAGCGCCCCAGATCCGTCATCATCCTCGTCAAAGCCGGCGCCCCCGTTGACCAGACCATCTCCGCCCTCTCCGAGTACATGGAGCCAGGGGACTGCATCATCGACGGCGGTAACGAGTGGTACCAGAACACAGAGCGAAGGATCGTCGAAGCTGAGAAGAAAGGATTGCTCTACTTGGGGATGGGAGTCTCCGGAGGCGAGGAAGGGGCTCGTAACGGCCCCTCCCTCATGCCTGGAGGATCCTTCCAGGCGTATAACAATGTTAAAGACATTCTCGAGAAAGTCGCTGCTCAGGTGGAGGATGGTCCCTGCGTgacttatataggagaaggcgGATCTGGGAACTTCGTGAAGATGGTTCATAATGGGATCGAGTACGGTGATATGCAGCTCATTTCCGAGGCTTACGATGTTTTGAAGAACGTTGGGGGATTAAGCAATGATGAGCTGGCGGAGATTTTTACAGAGTGGAACCGAGGTGAGCTGGAGAGTTTCTTGGTTGAGATTACTTCGGATATTTTTAGGGTTAAAGATGAGTTTGGTGATGGGGAGTTAGTGGATAAGATTTTGGATAAGACTGGTATGAAAGGTACTGGGAAATGGACTGTTCAGCAGGCGGCTGAGCTATCAGTGGCGGCACCGACTATTGCTGCTTCGTTGGATTGTAGGTACTTGAGTGGACTCAAGGAGGAGAGGGAGAATGCGGCCAAAGTGTTGGAGGAAGCTGGATTGAAGGAGGATATTGGTTCTGCGTCTCGTGGGATTGATAAAAAGAGGTTGATTGATGATGTGAGGCAAGCTTTGTACGCTTCTAAGATCTGTAGTTATGCTCAAGGGATGAATTTGCTTAGAGCTAAGAGTGTGGAGAAGGAGTGGGGCTTGAATCTTGGTGAGATGGCTCGGATTTGGAAAGGAGGGTGTATTATCAGGGCGGTGTTCTTGGACAGGATCAAGAAAGCTTACCAGAGGAACCCGAATCTTGCGAGTTTGGTGGTTGATCCTGATTTCGCTAAAGAGATGGTTCAGAGGCAGGCGGCGTGGAGGAGAGTCGTGGGTTTGGCCATCTCTGCGGGGATAAGCACGCCTGGAATGTGCGCGAGTCTTGCCTACTTCGACACTTACAGGCGTGCGAGACTGCCTGCGAATCTGGTTCAGGCGCAGAGAGATCTCTTTGGAGCTCATACGTATGAGAGGACCGATCGTCCTGGTGCGTACCACACGGAATGGACTAAGCTTGCTAGGAAGGGGAATTAG